The following nucleotide sequence is from Trifolium pratense cultivar HEN17-A07 linkage group LG2, ARS_RC_1.1, whole genome shotgun sequence.
cagctatcagctataagctagctttttaACTATTAGTTAGTTTATCAGTTAtcagctagtttatagcttatttttaccgaaCAGACCATTATCAAAAAACTTAtggttaaaaacaaaaaatagaaaaagctTTTTCACCAATTGGAGAAGGAAATTCTGACCCTTAATAAGTTACTTAATCAGCTTTTCCACAATCACGGCTCAAATTTCCTTTAGTTAACGTGACCTATTTTGCTAAGCTGCCATATACTCTTATTTTCTAAACATGTtgtttcattttaatatttctaAATATTTGACTTGTCTCAATTTcctaaattttcaaaaacaaaccacatttttctttttcaacatATTCACGCGGAATgaatcaaaccaaaaaaaatatgttatatataaaACCTACATCTCATTCATTTTTTCCTTAAACTCCTCTCTCAACAACAAAATGGCCATCATCATGAAAAGAAATTTCTCCATTTTCCTCTTCATCGCCATAACATCCATCGCCGCAGCACAAGCCGGAAGTTTCAACATCACAAACAAATGCAACTACACCGTATGGGCCGCAGCCTTTCCAGGCGGTGGAGTAAAACTCAACACTGGCGAATCATGGAACATGAACATAACCAATGGTACAAGTAACGCAAGAATTTGGGGTCGAACCAATTGCACGTTCGACAACTTAGGTTTAGGAAAGTGTCAAACCGGTGATTGTAACGGAACACTTGCGTGTCAAACAATTGGTACACCACCAAACACAATCCTAGAATTTAGTTTGAACGCGTATAATGATCTCGATTTCTACGATGTTTCTCTTGTACAAGGTTTCAACATCCCAATTAAGTTGACACCGTCATTTAATTCTTGTGGTACCGTTAATTGTACCGCTGATATTATCGAAGAGTGTCCTACTCAACTTCAGGTACCAGGTGGTTGTAACAATCCGTGTACGACGTTTAATACACCTGAATATTGTTGCAACTCTGTTGCTCGTTCCGCCGTTGTTGCTACCAATGCCTCTGCTACTTGTGCACCAACTAGTTACTCAAAATTCTTTAAGGAGAGGTGCCCTTATGCTTATAGTTACCCTAAAGATGATGCAACAAGCACATACAGTTGTATGGGAGGAACAACTTATGATGTTGTGTTTTGTCCTTAAATAATTACTTTTCTTTTAACTCctcttttattgatttttatgttttgttaatTTCATTTCATGATTCTTATTGTATACTTtgatatatgtatatgtaaTAATCAAATAAATGGGTCATATACTCATCTTAGGGGATTCCTTTGCACATCTATGGAATATTGATGTGCTTTAGTTCTTTTGTCctgaaataaaataagatacTATGTATAAGTAAATTCtgatcatgattcatgataTATAACAATTAATTGATGTTTATTTATTGAATAAGAGACTTTATTCATATGGTTTATATGTGAAGCCTGCATCCAAATCATTTGGGGAAATTAATATGCAGCTCCAGTTATGAATTATTGTTACTATATTGTATGATTAGCTGTAATTATTTTCTTCAATATATGATCATCTATAATAATTTAAGTAagagttttgattttgatgcaCACAATATTTTTATGTTGTCATATAGTCCTTTTTCCCCTTAATCCTCTTGTTGTTAGAAGATCTGATAAGCCAGAATTCGGttgaaagataaataaaatttaaaaaattattattttagtcaaaatttaaattcgaagtctctcaaacaattcatttttcactAAAGTTTATTAACGACCTGAATTCAATTCCTTGTTCATTTTCATACCAGTTTCATATACTATGTGTTAAGGCAACATTACTTTATTGATGCCAAAATGTTTATATGATATTTGCATATCAAAGTCGATTTTGTTTCATAATATTACCTAATTCAACTTCACTAttgcttcttcttcatttttttctgACTAAGCAATTGCATTATTATTTCACAGAATTTTACTTCAcaattatttgtcaaaaaattatttgtcatGTTGGTCAGTCtttgattttatgattttatctaCAGCCATCAGTCATGCACGCCTTTGAAGTTTTTtcgcaatttttattttacatcgTCGTTTacgtatatattttttcaaatatttatcCCTTGGATactaaaaaacaattataaagtctttggaaaatgaaaatattcacACACAAGAAGTCTTTCAAAATGGCTCATGTTTTACATTTGGTCAAACAACGATATAAACAAAACGCGTAGTTGCTAAATTGTAGAGTTTTACTTTTTCACCTCAGGCATACATGACTctcaaaacttatatgcatttttttagatgccattttttctgtttttttcacaaaaatgtagttatttatattttttaattaaaaaaagaaaaagaaataagaaaCTACGCGTTATTGACTTATGGTtccttaaataattttttgatttcaCATTGGCCCCTTAATGATTAAATATTCTTCTTGGTCCtttaaagatatatatatatatatttgccacATTGATCTCTGctaattatttgtaaaaaacGTTAACTTtaggaccaatatgaaacctaTTAAACTAGATAAAGGGATAAAAGGCCAATATGAAACTAGATAAGGGACAAATATGAAACTTAATAAgtgacaaactctccctaaaaattttaatattagtgCAAGCCCAAGTCAAGAATTAAACTCAAGACATTCCACCGAATATACAATAGACATATTATTGTGTAGTTCTTTTGCAATACTTTTTTATTACTTATGATctttaacttttaaatttaattttcatacatatattttaaattaaatttcacttATTCATAAATGTCACGTGCATCGCACAGGTATACAGACTAGTTCAAATATGATATAAGATAATGACCACATTTTTATAAGGTACATTTGTTAAAGTGTAAGTTGAGTTCACATTCTAAATAGCGAAACTAGAACTGTTCGCACTCTACATagcgagtgacaatattttatattcaaatGTGACGTTTACGCTCTCCATGAatgaaaaaatcatgaaaaaagaaTTCACTTTTGAGATAGCAAACTGCAcctgagttcgctttctagataaCAAACTGCAGCTGAAttcgctttctagatagcaaactgcaAACTGAGTTCGCTTTATAGGatgcaaactatttttttatgattgttTTCATTCTAGGGGGTAGATATGTTGGGTTTGAGCTAAAAATATTGTCAGTCGCTACTTCGAGTGCGAAAAAGTGCCCGCATCCTAGAAAGCGAGAGAGTTATATTTTGGTCATTTTAAGGGGTGACCGAGGGAATCTGGAGTGTGTGAAAAGATGGATTCTAAATTTTATAAGTGCCTTTCTTTAATTTTGTATACCGGCCTATGTAACAAAACATACATGGGCCTGCTTTTTTtgttggagttttttttttcatcctaTCGGTTACTCCGAGCCCTACACGTTTTCTGTTTTACCTTCTGTTACTTAAACAGTGGACGTTATcaagatgataatttttttttaaaaaaaaatatcgtctgatacttaagtagcggacattataAAGGTAGGGTGTTTTTGGGGggtgtctgctacttaagtagcggacggggGTAATTTGGTAAATTTGTAGGGCGCACGAGAAAATGGGTAGAGAGGCAAAAGTAAATCTCGATTTTCTTTTCGCGCTCCCTAGAAGTCTTCATCCGCTTCTAGAAATTCCAAAAATACACTccttgctacttaagtagcaaactCAGGGGCGCCAAATATGGGGGAAAAAAAAGTCTGCATCCTAGACCGCCAACTCATTTCGCATTCTAGAATGTCAATCTTAAAAAATAGAGGCCCAAAGAAGGGGAAGagatacaaaaatattagattttttgagGTTCGAATTATAAAATGCGAACTATTTTTTCTCTAGTTTTTGCCATTTACACATTCACATCCTGCATTGCGAGGGGGTAGTATTGAAAGGTCGGGGACACGTGTGAGACTCATGAGACACGAGAAGAAGAAATCTTTTATTTGTAGC
It contains:
- the LOC123909017 gene encoding protein P21-like → MLFHFNISKYLTCLNFLNFQKQTTFFFFNIFTRNESNQKKYVIYKTYISFIFSLNSSLNNKMAIIMKRNFSIFLFIAITSIAAAQAGSFNITNKCNYTVWAAAFPGGGVKLNTGESWNMNITNGTSNARIWGRTNCTFDNLGLGKCQTGDCNGTLACQTIGTPPNTILEFSLNAYNDLDFYDVSLVQGFNIPIKLTPSFNSCGTVNCTADIIEECPTQLQVPGGCNNPCTTFNTPEYCCNSVARSAVVATNASATCAPTSYSKFFKERCPYAYSYPKDDATSTYSCMGGTTYDVVFCP